TGTGCATCGGTAGGACGTTTCTCTTCAATCACACTAACAACCTGAGGAATAACGTCACCTGCACGACGAATAATCACAGTATCGCCAATGCGTATTCCTAAACGTTCAATTTCATCGGCATTGTGTAATGTGGCATTACTCACAACAACACCAGCAACTTGTACCGGCTCTAAACGCGCAACGGGAGTAATTGCGCCAGTACGACCAACCTGGAATTCAACATCTTTAATGATAGTCATTTGCTCTTGTGCTTGAAATTTATAAGCAATTGCCCAACGCGGTGCTCTTGAAACAAAACCCAACTCTTCTTGCAGAGCAATATCATCCACTTTAATCACAACGCCATCGATATCAAAACCTAAATTAGGGCGGATCTCTTCTATATGATGATAAAACTCAAGAACAACTTTACTACCAGTACACAGCTTTACCACATCACTAACAGGTAATCCCCACTCTTTAAATCGTTGTAAACGCGCATAATGGCTTGTCGGTAATTCGCCACCTTCAAGCACACCTACGCCATAGCAGAAAAAGGTTAATGGCCGTTTCGCTGTGATACGCGGATCAAGTTGTCGTAAAGATCCCGCGGCCGCATTACGAGGGTTAGCAAATACTTTCCCTCCTGTACGACGTGCTTCTTCGTTTAAATATTCGAAGCCTTTTTCGTTCATAAAGACTTCACCTCGGATCTCAATACGAGCAGGGATATTTTCGCCATATAAACGCAGTGGAATAGCTTTAATCGTTCTTACATTTTCAGTGATATTTTCCCCTGTTGTACCATCCCCACGCGTTGCCGCTTGTACTAACACACCATTTTCATAAAGTAAGCTAACAGCAAGACCATCAAGTTTTAATTCACAGCAAAAAGTTATTTCTTCGCTATTTTTTAATCGATCACGCAAGCGTTTATCAAATGCTTGATAGCTTGTTTCATCAAAAGCGTTATCCAAAGATAGCATCGGAATTTCATGTCTCACTTGCTCAAAGGCAGTGAGTGGTAATGCCCCAACACGTTGTGTAGGGGAATCAGAGGTAATTAATTCAGGGTATTCAGTTTCTAATGCCTTTAGCTCATTCATTAAGCGATCGTATTCAGCATCAGGTATTTCAGGTGCATCCATGACATGATAAAGATATTCATGGTGACGTAAAGTAACGCGAAGTTTATCAATTTTTTGTTGAATGTTTTTATTCATGATTTATCACCAAAGAAGAAAAACCCCCGCAAGCGGGGGCTTTTTTACAGATAGAAACTATTGATTTAAATCTAGTGTCCTGCGAATTTTAGATTTATAAAGCTCGATTTTTTGTGGCGTTAAGAGTTTGCGTTCATCATCAAGCACAACCCCTCCCACATCAGATGCTATACGTTGAGCCGTCAGTAACATCAATTTAAAGTTTTGATTAGCATCACCATAAGACGGCACCATCATAAACATAGAGACACCTGGCGTGGTTAATTCAGCCATCGTATCAATGTCAAAGGTTCCCGGCTTCACCATATTCGCTAAGCTAAACAAAACAGGGCCATTAGCTGTTGGATTAAGGTGACGATGGAAAATATTCATTTCTCCAAACTGGAATCCAGCTTGCATAATACTTTGCATCAATACTTCGCCATCCAACATTTGACCATGGTGTGCACTCACGTTTAAGACAATAACCAGCTCTTTCTCTGCGATTTCTGCCGATGGCTCAGATCCCGCTTTTGGCTCTTCAGCCGGAGCATAATCCGAAGCCTCAGTCTCAACAGGAGTTACATGGGCCGTTGTCTCTGAAATCGAAGGCTCTGAACTCACCGATGGACTTACTGTATTACCGGGTGATTTTATCTCACTCGCAACATTAGCCACAGATGCTTGTATTGGCTCATCCCTGACAACAGGTGCAGACTCTTTTTCAATAACATCAAATACACCAAGACTTGGCTCTTGTTGTAATGATGTCTCGTTAGAATGCCCTTTTGCTTGGTTTTCAGACATTAATGGATCTCTATCAGCCACCGAAAATTCAGGTTCATGTAGAGACTCCGATTTTATCGGTGGCTCACTCTCCCGTTTTTCAGTAGAGGACAAAGTTGATGTCTGATGACTAACCTCAGCATATTGTGGTTCGTCATCGTTCTCATCTGACTGATAATTCTGTTTCTGACGTTTTACTGGGCGATTACGGAAAAGCTTAGAACGCTCTTTTCGACCAATCCATAAGCCGTGTAATAACAAAGCTATGATTAAAATCGCACCAACAACGATTAATATCAGACGCAAATTTTGCTGCATCATTTCTATCTCTGTTGTCTTGAGGTTTAATAGCCACGTTGGCAAATATTACTTTTTACTAAGAGTATTTGCCAACGCTCATAAGTGCAAGCCAATACTTAATTTTCTTGTCACAAAGATACACACTTCAATCTCTTATGCACATTTTTTAGACAATTCATGACTAGTAAGGCTGATTATCTCCCTATATGATACTAGCTTGCCCTCATTGGAGAGAATAGGAAGTATGACAAATTTGACAGAAACGAATAAAAATTTAAATGGATTTCATTATTTTGCTCTTGGTTGGCGTTTAATTACACGCAAAGGGCTAAAACGTTTTGTTATCTTACCCCTACTTGCCAATATTATTATTCTCGGAAGTGCCTTTTGGTGGTTATATGGTCAAATAGGTGGCATGGTCAATTGGATGATGGAAAAAGTCCCTGATTGGTTACAATGGCTAAGTTATTTAATTTGGCCATTATCCGTTATTTTTATTTTATTGGTGTTCACTTATTTCTTTAGCACCTTAGCCAATATTATTGCCTCCCCTTTTAATGGCTTATTGGCTGAAAAACTGGAAGGTCAAATAACCGGTATTACACCGCCAGACACTGGTATTACAGGTATTTTGAAAGATGTTCCACGTATTTTAAAACGTGAGTTAATTAAAATAGCTTATTATTTACCTCGCGCTATTGTCTTGTTATTACTCTATTTTATCCCAGTTGTCGGACAAACCGTTGCCCCTATTTTATGGTTTGCTTTTGGTGCCTGGATGATGGCAATTCAATATAATGACTTCCCGTTTGATAACCATAAAATTTCATTCGCAACGATGAAATCTTCACTCAAACAGGACAAATGGAATAATCTTCAATTTGGTATGATTATTAATATTTTCACCATGATCCCTATTCTAAATTTAGTTATCATGCCTGTCGCTATTTGTGGTGCAACAGCAATGTGGTGCGACCGTTATCGCAAACAACATACACAAGAAGGACAGTGGTAAGCTTTATTTAGCTACTTATCGATAATGTTGAAAAACCCCGTTTATTTAAAGCGGGGTTTTATTTTATAGATTATGTTTAAAAACACTCATTGGCATATTTAACCATTGTGCATATTACTCAATGAGTGAGCGGATATAATCTTTTGTTTCTTCCCTATCCATAGGCTCGCGCTCATTAATGCCCATTTCAAAAATATTTAAAGCGCTATCTAATTTTTCAATGAGCTCGTCGTCATTTCGAATACAGAAAATATACGCATTTTCAAATGGAGTAAGATCCACTAGCCGTAATTCTTGTTCTACTAAAAAGTGATTAATATATTCCAGATAAGGTAATTCATAAGGTAGCATATAAGGATCAGCACTCGCCTCATCCCAATTGATTTTTTCAACTTCAGATAAAATCAGTGCGCCGGGGGGATTCAGAAAAAGAGATTTGTTCTAACGACTTCAAATCAGGGATATCACCAAAATATTCTGTCCATTCAACATAATCCATTAACCCTTGTGCAGAGAGTGACTCGTATAACCAATTGAGTACATCTTCTTGAGCATCAGACTCTGGTAAACTTTCACGCAATGCTTGTGTGTCTAATTCAGGTACAGCGAGTTCAAGTGCAGTAATCAACTCTTCTATCGTTTCCATTATGACCCCTGTATTTACAATGAACTTAGTTAAAA
This genomic stretch from Proteus vulgaris harbors:
- the cysZ gene encoding putative sulfate transport protein CysZ, with the translated sequence MTNLTETNKNLNGFHYFALGWRLITRKGLKRFVILPLLANIIILGSAFWWLYGQIGGMVNWMMEKVPDWLQWLSYLIWPLSVIFILLVFTYFFSTLANIIASPFNGLLAEKLEGQITGITPPDTGITGILKDVPRILKRELIKIAYYLPRAIVLLLLYFIPVVGQTVAPILWFAFGAWMMAIQYNDFPFDNHKISFATMKSSLKQDKWNNLQFGMIINIFTMIPILNLVIMPVAICGATAMWCDRYRKQHTQEGQW
- the ligA gene encoding NAD-dependent DNA ligase LigA, which translates into the protein MNKNIQQKIDKLRVTLRHHEYLYHVMDAPEIPDAEYDRLMNELKALETEYPELITSDSPTQRVGALPLTAFEQVRHEIPMLSLDNAFDETSYQAFDKRLRDRLKNSEEITFCCELKLDGLAVSLLYENGVLVQAATRGDGTTGENITENVRTIKAIPLRLYGENIPARIEIRGEVFMNEKGFEYLNEEARRTGGKVFANPRNAAAGSLRQLDPRITAKRPLTFFCYGVGVLEGGELPTSHYARLQRFKEWGLPVSDVVKLCTGSKVVLEFYHHIEEIRPNLGFDIDGVVIKVDDIALQEELGFVSRAPRWAIAYKFQAQEQMTIIKDVEFQVGRTGAITPVARLEPVQVAGVVVSNATLHNADEIERLGIRIGDTVIIRRAGDVIPQVVSVIEEKRPTDAQKIVFPTQCPICQSDIERIEGEAVARCTGGLICGAQRKEALKHFVSRRAMDVDGMGDKIIDQLVEKEYVKTPADLFRLDEKILSGLERMGEKSAKKLITALDKAKSTTFARFIYALGIREVGEATASGLTAHFPTLDALRNADVEALKSVPDVGDIVAKHVVNFFQEEHNKTVIDQLINDAGITWQAPVIVTHEAGDNPFAGKTVVLTGSLSQLTRDEAKDRLIALGAKVSGSVSKKTDMVIAGEAAGSKLVKANELEITVIDEDEMIRLLDQSK
- the zipA gene encoding cell division protein — its product is MMQQNLRLILIVVGAILIIALLLHGLWIGRKERSKLFRNRPVKRQKQNYQSDENDDEPQYAEVSHQTSTLSSTEKRESEPPIKSESLHEPEFSVADRDPLMSENQAKGHSNETSLQQEPSLGVFDVIEKESAPVVRDEPIQASVANVASEIKSPGNTVSPSVSSEPSISETTAHVTPVETEASDYAPAEEPKAGSEPSAEIAEKELVIVLNVSAHHGQMLDGEVLMQSIMQAGFQFGEMNIFHRHLNPTANGPVLFSLANMVKPGTFDIDTMAELTTPGVSMFMMVPSYGDANQNFKLMLLTAQRIASDVGGVVLDDERKLLTPQKIELYKSKIRRTLDLNQ